In Nicotiana tabacum cultivar K326 chromosome 2, ASM71507v2, whole genome shotgun sequence, the following proteins share a genomic window:
- the LOC107794267 gene encoding uncharacterized protein LOC107794267 translates to MGQIVKTKKKGRPSKADLARRNAEAAIEASESAKKERELRRSGRRRNVRYALSIDDYLDDDEYFLDDEEDERGREKKLKLLLKLQQSDEGGAAESTPSRTRQGPATSASSSDDDEGRKPSKKRKINGDDDEEEENDDEIEIENENEIEIDNDDEAGGRNGEAKGVDSPPGTPSAPPSGIPLPDKKTLELILDKLQKKDIYGVYAEPVDPEELPDYHEVIENPMDFATVRNKLGNGSYATLEQFESDVFLICSNAMQYNAPDTIYYKQARTILELATKKFEKLRLNYDRSEKDVKVDQKTKYGSVVRKQIKKPVLPMFQETVGSDFSSGATLATAGDNQNHNSTSLPGVPEKPYGVELLAEGNFSLIDHNVDKAEEPLSGKGPLSRLGRKSIVHDENRRASYNISTQPVSCTESIFSTFEEESKQLVTVGLYTDHAYARSLARFAATLGPVAWRVASQKIEQALPSGFKFGRGWVGEYEPLPTPVLVLENYTIKEPPFFSKSVHSFGAQKNEKASQDPVAPKDKPLSRPTLEGKSPYLGSTSSKLTESGLNILIPTKEQSPREVNVEGRPSFLSSSGKKPPVCASPRYQHPDLQSRNFTEPDKKLQKQVELNSPSSANQRNSEITRKSQVTSTAEIPGSRSTGASPRNPFPSGPFKQPAMNGTAVGGLPNGRAVNNNSGTTSMAHLTADSVPTVRKVAGFFHQEQEQGLSDPVKLMRMMAEKAQNQQNSLSQSSVDASLISPVTQSLRKDDSGNAAATAARAWMSVGAGGFRQGVETANLQNSHISADSLYNPSRNVQQQTSRVRSELPASALHFQAEKNSTPLHAFVPHHVRVGNGAQFQNRPMIFPQSVPADLSRFQVQSPWQSFNQPAQPRQKQDSLPPDLNISFQSSGSPGRSSSTVLVDSQQPDLALQL, encoded by the exons ATGGGGCAGATCGTGAAAACGAAGAAGAAAGGACGTCCATCAAAGGCAGATCTCGCCCGCCGGAACGCCGAAGCCGCCATTGAGGCGTCGGAATCAGCGAAGAAGGAGAGAGAACTCCGGCGGAGCGGCCGGCGTCGGAATGTCAGGTACGCCTTAAGCATCGACGACTACCTGGACGACGACGAGTACTTTTTGGATGACGAAGAGGATGAGAGAGGGAGGGAGAAGAAGCTGAAACTCTTGCTCAAGCTGCAGCAGAGTGATGAAGGCGGCGCTGCTGAGTCAACTCCGAGTCGGACTCGGCAAGGACCTGCCACGTCGGCATCATCCTCCGACGATGACGAAGGACGGAAGCCCTCTAAGAAGAGGAAAATTAACGGCGACGATGACGAAGAAGAAGAGAATGATGatgaaattgaaattgaaaatgaaaatgaaattgaaattgATAATGATGACGAG GCTGGAGGAAGGAATGGAGAAGCAAAAGGTGTCGACTCTCCTCCAG GGACACCATCGGCACCACCTTCTGGAATCCCGTTGCCAGACAAGAAGACATTGGAACTGATTCTGGACAAGCTACAGAA GAAAGACATATACGGTGTTTATGCGGAACCTGTTGATCCTGAAGAG CTTCCTGATTACCATGAGGTGATTGAGAATCCCATGGATTTTGCCACTGTCAGGAACAAGTTGGGAAATGGATCATATGCCACTTTGGAGCAATTTGAG AGTGATGTTTTCCTCATTTGTTCAAACGCAATGCAGTACAATGCACCAGATACTATCTACTATAAACAG GCACGTACCATCCTAGAGTTGGCTACAAAGAAATTTGAGAAGTTGAGACTTAATTATGACCGCTCCGAAAAGGATGTCAAGGTAGACCAGAAGACAAAATATGGGTCTGTTGTCAGGAAGCAGATAAAGAAGCCGGTGCTCCCAATGTTCCAAGAAACTGTTGGCTCCGATTTCTCATCAGGTGCCACTCTCGCCACAGCTGGAGATAACCAAAATCATAACAGCACTTCCCTTCCTGGAGTACCAGAGAAACCTTATGGTGTTGAGTTGCTTGCTGAAGGAAATTTTTCACTGATAGATCACAATGTAGACAAGGCAGAAGAACCACTATCAG GGAAGGGTCCTCTATCCAGACTTGGAAGGAAATCAATTGTGCATGATGAGAACCGCCGTGCAAGTTACAACATATCCACGCAACCAGTTTCCTGCACCGAATCCATATTTTCAACTTTCGAGGAAGAAAGCAAGCAGCTGGTCACT GTTGGGCTTTACACTGATCATGCATATGCTAGGAGCCTTGCCCGATTTGCTGCAACTCTTGGGCCTGTTGCATGGCGAGTTGCATCCCAGAAAATTGAACAGGCATTACCTTCTGGGTTCAAGTTTGGCCGTGGGTGGGTTGGGGAATATGAGCCACTTCCAACCCCAGTATTGGTGCTGGAGAACTATACCATAAAGGAACCTCCATTCTTCTCCAAGTCTGTACACTCTTTTGGAGCTCAAAAGAATGAGAAAGCATCTCAGGACCCAGTTGCTCCAAAAGATAAACCTCTTTCAAGGCCGACGTTAGAAGGAAAATCACCATATCTTGGTTCAACTAGCAGTAAGCTCACCGAGAGCGGCTTGAATATATTAATTCCTACGAAGGAGCAATCTCCTAGGGAGGTTAATGTAGAAGGAAGGCcgtcctttctttcttcttctggaAAGAAACCTCCTGTTTGTGCTAGCCCCAGATACCAGCATCCAGATTTACAATCCAGGAATTTCACTGAACCTGATAAAAAGCTGCAGAAGCAGGTTGAGTTAAATTCTCCGTCCTCAGCCAATCAAAGGAATTCTGAAATTACCAGAAAGAGTCAAGTTACCAGTACTGCTGAAATACCTGGATCAAGGTCTACTGGGGCAAGTCCGAGGAACCCATTTCCGTCTGGGCCTTTTAAGCAACCGGCCATGAATGGAACTGCTGTTGGAGGACTGCCCAATGGGAGAGCCGTGAATAACAACTCAGGCACTACATCGATGGCGCATTTAACTGCTGATAGCGTTCCAACTGTgagaaaagttgcaggtttctTTCACCAAGAACAGGAGCAGGGCCTGAGTGACCCTGTTAAATTGATGAGAATGATGGCCGAAAAGGCTCAAAATCAACAGAATTCTTTGAGCCAGTCCAGTGTTGATGCTTCTCTGATTTCCCCTGTGACTCAATCTTTGAGGAAAGACGATTCAGGAAATGCCGCTGCCACTGCTGCCCGAGCATGGATGTCAGTTGGGGCAGGAGGTTTCAGACAAGGCGTGGAAACAGCAAACCTGCAGAATAGTCATATTTCTGCTGATTCACTGTATAACCCTTCTCGCAATGTCCAGCAACAAACTTCACGAGTTCGGAGTGAACTTCCTGCATCTGCATTGCACTTTCAGGCTGAGAAAAACAGTACTCCACTTCATGCCTTCGTGCCTCATCATGTGAGAGTGGGCAATGGAGCTCAattccaaaatcgcccaatgaTTTTCCCTCAATCAGTACCTGCTGACTTGTCTAGGTTCCAGGTGCAATCTCCTTGGCAGAGTTTTAATCAACCAGCACAGCCAAGGCAGAAGCAGGATTCCCTCCCCCCTGACCTAAACATTAGTTTTCAGTCATCTGGGTCTCCTGGTCGGTCATCTTCAACTGTTTTGGTTGATTCTCAGCAGCCAGACCTGGCCTTGCAATTATGA